The Ancylobacter sp. WKF20 genome contains a region encoding:
- a CDS encoding ABC transporter permease, which translates to MWAALDILLQANFWAATIRIATPLIFGVLGALLCERAGVLNLGIEGIFVAGAMSGWLAVYLGLPLWGGVLVAAGVGALFGLIHGTLTVPLGLSQHVTGIGVTLLATSIAYFGYRVAFPNVATPPRIEPFAPLDVPVLGDLPFVGPILGQQTAFTVLAFVCVGLVALVLARTPLGLALRAVGDNPEAVEAQGLSVVGLRMGAVMAGSALMALGGAFLTLSAFNAFYFGMINGRGWVCIALTVFASWRPGKALLGALLFGALDAYQLRLQTITGGAVPSQIFLMLPYIFSIAALVLVARRADYPRALMKPYFKGQR; encoded by the coding sequence ATGTGGGCCGCGCTCGACATTCTGCTGCAGGCCAATTTCTGGGCCGCCACCATCCGCATCGCCACGCCGCTGATCTTCGGCGTGCTCGGCGCGCTGCTATGTGAGCGGGCGGGCGTGCTCAATCTCGGCATTGAGGGGATCTTCGTCGCCGGTGCCATGTCTGGCTGGCTGGCGGTCTATCTCGGCCTGCCGCTCTGGGGCGGCGTCCTCGTCGCGGCGGGAGTGGGTGCGCTGTTCGGGCTGATCCATGGCACGCTCACCGTGCCGCTCGGCCTGTCGCAGCACGTCACCGGGATCGGGGTAACGCTGCTCGCGACCTCGATTGCCTATTTCGGCTACCGCGTCGCTTTCCCCAATGTGGCGACGCCGCCGCGCATCGAGCCCTTCGCCCCGCTCGACGTGCCGGTGCTGGGCGATCTGCCCTTCGTCGGGCCGATCCTCGGCCAGCAGACGGCTTTCACCGTGCTCGCCTTCGTCTGTGTCGGGCTGGTCGCTCTCGTGCTGGCCCGCACGCCGCTCGGACTTGCCCTGCGCGCCGTGGGCGACAATCCGGAAGCGGTGGAGGCACAGGGGCTCTCCGTCGTCGGGCTTCGCATGGGGGCGGTGATGGCGGGATCGGCGCTGATGGCGCTGGGCGGTGCGTTCCTGACGCTGTCGGCCTTCAACGCCTTCTATTTCGGCATGATCAACGGGCGCGGCTGGGTGTGCATCGCGCTCACCGTCTTCGCCTCCTGGCGGCCGGGCAAGGCGCTTCTCGGCGCGCTGCTGTTCGGCGCGCTCGACGCCTACCAGCTCCGACTGCAGACCATCACCGGTGGGGCGGTGCCGAGCCAGATCTTCCTCATGCTGCCCTATATCTTCTCCATCGCCGCGCTGGTGCTGGTGGCCCGCCGGGCCGATTACCCGCGCGCGCTGATGAAGCCGTATTTCAAGGGCCAGAGATAG